In Rhizobium sp. ZPR4, a genomic segment contains:
- a CDS encoding HdeD family acid-resistance protein: MVDILDEVPPSAMRDKWGWFVALGILLLICGGIALGNLFIATVASVYYVGMLMLIGGIVHLAHAFQVRGWEHILFWVLSGLLYTVAGILAFANPLLASEALTLFLAIALLIAGTFRVWVGRKLKPERGWVWIVVSGLATAVAGIAIALGWPVNSLWILGLFLAFDLIFQGWTLVVFGLVLRR, encoded by the coding sequence ATGGTTGATATTCTTGATGAAGTTCCCCCATCCGCAATGCGCGACAAATGGGGCTGGTTTGTTGCGCTCGGCATATTGCTGCTGATCTGCGGCGGTATCGCGCTTGGCAATCTGTTCATCGCTACGGTGGCGTCAGTCTATTACGTCGGCATGCTGATGCTGATCGGCGGCATCGTGCATCTGGCCCATGCCTTTCAGGTGAGGGGCTGGGAGCATATCCTGTTCTGGGTGCTAAGCGGCCTGCTCTATACGGTTGCCGGTATCCTTGCCTTCGCCAATCCGCTGTTGGCCTCCGAAGCATTGACCCTGTTCCTTGCCATAGCACTCCTCATCGCCGGCACGTTCCGCGTTTGGGTCGGCCGCAAGCTGAAGCCGGAGCGTGGTTGGGTCTGGATTGTTGTCAGCGGCCTTGCGACTGCTGTCGCCGGCATCGCCATCGCTCTTGGCTGGCCCGTCAACAGTCTTTGGATTCTCGGTCTTTTCCTGGCATTTGATCTGATTTTTCAGGGTTGGACGCTGGTGGTCTTCGGTCTCGTGCTCAGGCGGTAG
- a CDS encoding YlcI/YnfO family protein: MKSASIPSLRVDPALRAAAESVLQEGETLSAFVETSLRAQIEHRRTTAEFIARGLAAREEARRTGVYHSADSVLGRLRSKLEAAKASKHK, translated from the coding sequence ATGAAATCCGCCTCCATTCCTTCCTTGCGAGTTGATCCAGCCTTGCGTGCCGCAGCTGAAAGCGTGCTGCAGGAGGGCGAGACCTTGTCCGCATTTGTGGAAACTTCGCTACGTGCTCAAATCGAGCATCGGCGGACAACGGCCGAATTCATCGCTCGCGGTCTTGCCGCGCGTGAGGAGGCACGCAGAACTGGTGTGTATCACAGCGCAGATAGTGTGCTCGGTAGGCTGAGGAGCAAGCTTGAAGCCGCGAAAGCTTCCAAGCATAAATGA
- a CDS encoding EAL domain-containing protein, whose protein sequence is MSLTAAVEPGVLRRYASDQIVTLAKLVIENAFQPIVEAGTGAVFGYESLMRGQERIGFGSPVEILDEAERTGQLLGLEQMVTSRALAKFATLANIATTTLFLNLDVRLIAQGAALVDGLLQHMRKAGIAPSSVCFEFSERFDNTIVPEFSALVAKMRNAGFKLAIDDFGVGRGEMKLLSDYPVDYLKIDRHFIVDIDRSARKRHILRNLVNIAHVLGTRVIAEGIETEAEFLTCREFGVDLVQGWFIARPTVLVNELKSSFPHLQDLGKTARNSQSLDEILIRKQIEVLPTIRESDSIDSVFELFRRNPRRAYFPVVNANDEPRGIIHEYQLKEYIYQPFGRDLLKNKVYERSISHFVEMAPIVGLDSDADTLMTIFANMESSDCLIVTEGTHYAGIVSAASLIKVINEKQLKIAQDQNPLTGLPGNRAIHDFMQSAGRDGDEIRHFCYCDFDNFKPFNDAYGFHLGDHAISLFAALMRRYFFAEGHFLGHVGGDDFFIGVTGWSTQELREVLDRLLADFHADVLELYSAEDRAAGRIHGHDRSGAVAEFPLMRCSIGILQLPEGLVIDNINRVSTSIAGIKAKAKESAIGVAFLGLAETN, encoded by the coding sequence ATGTCCCTGACTGCCGCAGTCGAACCGGGCGTATTGCGCCGATATGCCAGCGACCAGATCGTCACTCTCGCCAAACTCGTGATCGAAAACGCATTTCAGCCGATCGTGGAGGCCGGCACCGGCGCGGTTTTCGGCTATGAATCCCTGATGCGCGGGCAGGAACGTATCGGCTTCGGCAGCCCTGTGGAGATACTCGACGAAGCCGAGCGCACCGGCCAGCTTCTCGGGCTGGAGCAGATGGTCACGAGCCGCGCGCTGGCGAAATTTGCCACTCTGGCCAACATCGCCACCACGACGCTTTTCCTCAACCTGGATGTCCGCTTGATTGCGCAAGGCGCCGCGTTGGTCGACGGCCTGCTGCAGCATATGAGAAAGGCCGGCATCGCCCCGTCCTCCGTCTGCTTCGAATTCTCCGAACGTTTCGACAATACCATCGTGCCAGAGTTCTCGGCGCTGGTTGCCAAGATGCGCAACGCCGGCTTCAAGCTCGCCATCGACGATTTTGGCGTCGGTCGCGGTGAAATGAAGCTGCTCTCCGATTATCCCGTCGATTATCTCAAGATCGACCGGCACTTCATCGTCGATATCGACCGCAGTGCCCGCAAGCGGCATATCCTCAGGAATCTCGTCAATATCGCCCATGTCCTCGGGACGCGCGTCATCGCCGAGGGCATCGAGACCGAGGCGGAGTTCCTGACCTGCCGCGAATTCGGCGTCGATCTCGTCCAGGGCTGGTTCATTGCCCGCCCGACGGTGCTCGTCAACGAGCTCAAGTCGAGCTTTCCGCATCTGCAGGATCTCGGCAAGACGGCGCGCAACAGCCAGTCGCTCGATGAGATCCTCATCCGCAAGCAGATCGAGGTGCTGCCGACCATCCGCGAAAGCGACAGTATCGACAGCGTCTTCGAGCTATTCCGCCGCAATCCCCGCCGCGCCTATTTTCCGGTCGTCAACGCCAATGATGAGCCGCGCGGCATCATCCACGAATATCAGCTCAAGGAATATATCTATCAGCCTTTCGGCCGCGACCTGCTGAAGAACAAGGTCTATGAGCGCTCGATATCGCATTTCGTCGAGATGGCGCCGATCGTCGGGCTTGATTCCGATGCCGACACGCTGATGACGATCTTCGCCAACATGGAAAGCAGCGATTGCCTGATCGTGACCGAAGGCACGCATTATGCCGGCATCGTCTCGGCGGCCTCGCTCATCAAGGTCATCAACGAGAAGCAGCTGAAGATCGCCCAGGACCAGAACCCGCTGACCGGTCTTCCGGGCAACAGGGCGATCCATGATTTCATGCAGAGTGCCGGCCGCGATGGCGATGAAATCAGGCATTTCTGCTATTGCGACTTCGACAATTTCAAGCCGTTCAACGATGCCTACGGCTTCCATCTCGGCGACCATGCCATCTCGCTGTTTGCCGCGCTGATGCGTCGCTATTTCTTCGCCGAAGGCCATTTCCTCGGCCATGTCGGCGGCGACGATTTCTTCATCGGCGTCACAGGCTGGAGCACGCAGGAGCTTCGCGAGGTTCTGGATCGGCTGCTTGCCGATTTCCATGCCGACGTCCTCGAACTCTATTCCGCCGAAGACCGTGCTGCCGGGCGCATCCATGGTCACGACCGCAGCGGCGCAGTCGCGGAGTTTCCACTGATGCGCTGCTCGATCGGCATCCTGCAGCTGCCGGAAGGGTTGGTGATCGACAACATCAACCGCGTCAGCACCTCCATCGCGGGTATCAAAGCGAAGGCAAAGGAAAGCGCCATCGGCGTCGCATTCCTCGGCTTGGCCGAGACGAATTGA
- a CDS encoding Rrf2 family transcriptional regulator, protein MITQKAKYALRALSALAQSEAGEPMMISDIAAQQKIPKKFLEQILLDLKHQGIVISRRGKQGGYLLRKPANEITFGEILRVIDGPLAPLPCLSLTAYRRCDDCDGEQTCEIRHVFARVADATRKVLFSTTIADAIAQPEGAEVARLMA, encoded by the coding sequence ATGATTACTCAGAAAGCAAAATATGCGCTGCGGGCGCTGTCTGCCTTGGCCCAATCCGAGGCGGGCGAGCCGATGATGATTTCCGACATCGCAGCCCAGCAGAAGATCCCGAAGAAATTCCTGGAACAGATCCTTCTCGACCTGAAACATCAGGGTATCGTCATCAGCCGACGTGGCAAGCAGGGTGGCTATCTCCTGCGCAAGCCGGCAAACGAAATCACCTTCGGCGAGATCCTGCGGGTCATCGATGGACCGTTGGCGCCGCTGCCCTGTCTGTCGCTCACCGCCTATCGTCGCTGTGACGATTGCGATGGTGAGCAGACCTGCGAAATTCGCCACGTCTTTGCCCGGGTGGCGGATGCGACCCGCAAAGTGCTGTTCTCGACGACCATCGCCGATGCGATCGCTCAGCCCGAGGGTGCGGAAGTTGCCAGGCTGATGGCCTGA
- a CDS encoding phosphoadenylyl-sulfate reductase, with protein sequence MTAITSIEDAATLNSQLASLDLAGRLSLVAGLGGRAVFTTSLGIEDQVITAEIGNHRLPIEVATLQTGRLFPETLALIDETESQYDIHIVRYEPEQADIDAYAEKYGLNGFYESVEARHACCGVRKLKPLARALSGASIWITGLRRGQSANRADTPFAEFDPERNLIKVNPLADWDIDVIRTYVADNSVPVNPLHARGYPSIGCEPCTRAIKPGEPERAGRWWWENDEKRECGLHVHEEGAAATAQ encoded by the coding sequence ATGACTGCCATTACATCCATTGAAGATGCCGCGACGCTTAACAGCCAGCTCGCATCGCTCGATCTTGCCGGCCGTCTGTCTCTCGTGGCCGGCCTCGGTGGCCGCGCCGTGTTCACGACCTCGCTCGGGATCGAGGATCAGGTGATCACGGCGGAGATCGGCAATCACCGCCTGCCGATCGAAGTGGCGACCCTGCAGACCGGCCGTCTCTTTCCGGAAACGCTCGCTCTGATCGACGAGACGGAAAGCCAATATGATATCCATATCGTCCGCTACGAGCCGGAGCAGGCCGATATCGATGCTTACGCGGAAAAATACGGTCTGAACGGTTTCTACGAGAGCGTTGAAGCCAGACATGCCTGTTGTGGCGTGCGCAAGCTGAAGCCGCTTGCGCGTGCACTTTCGGGCGCCAGCATCTGGATCACCGGCCTGCGCCGCGGCCAATCCGCCAACCGCGCCGATACGCCCTTTGCCGAGTTCGACCCCGAGCGCAATCTCATCAAGGTCAACCCGCTTGCCGATTGGGACATCGACGTCATTCGCACCTATGTCGCCGACAACAGCGTTCCGGTAAACCCGCTGCACGCACGCGGTTATCCCTCGATCGGCTGCGAGCCCTGCACCCGCGCCATCAAGCCGGGCGAGCCCGAGCGCGCCGGCCGCTGGTGGTGGGAAAACGACGAAAAGCGCGAATGCGGTCTGCATGTCCACGAAGAAGGCGCTGCCGCAACAGCACAATAA
- a CDS encoding chloride channel protein, with protein sequence MPPIYRKSKLLRRSRVIWGSFNLWRPRLVFWTGALAIGVISVGFAKLADLAQRAFAGVTQSGEWMWLLPLLLTPLGFILSAYLAATLFPNSQGSGIPQAIAARHLHHDEDRTKLLSLRLAFGKIVLTILGLLSGASIGREGPTVQVGASFMLAVARFGGMAQAKGLILAGSAAGIAAAFNTPLAGIVFAIEEMSRTYEARANGLVLTAVILSGLAALGLSGSYNYFGTADAAPTMFRDWIVMLICGVGGGALGATFSGLALYAGIRIRRWAQPQPLKRMLILAGFCGLVVAAVGVISGGQTFGTGYEQARGAVEGHALPPFFFFEKLLASFLSMISGIPGGIFAPSLAVGAGFGSTVGTLVGGGVALAAILGMAGYFAGVVQAPMTAFVIILEMTGDHQAVIPIMAVSMIGYVTSRLLSREPLYHGLSRVFIAAAIRARRAMEKESGEEHPAH encoded by the coding sequence ATGCCCCCAATCTACCGCAAGTCCAAACTGCTTCGTCGTTCCCGTGTCATCTGGGGCTCTTTCAATCTTTGGCGGCCGCGCCTGGTGTTCTGGACGGGGGCTCTGGCGATCGGCGTCATCAGTGTCGGCTTTGCCAAACTGGCGGATCTGGCGCAACGGGCTTTTGCCGGCGTGACACAATCGGGCGAGTGGATGTGGCTACTGCCTCTGCTGCTGACGCCGCTCGGCTTCATTCTCTCGGCCTATCTCGCAGCGACGCTGTTTCCTAACTCGCAGGGAAGCGGCATTCCACAGGCAATTGCCGCACGGCACCTGCATCATGACGAGGATCGCACGAAGCTGCTGTCGCTCCGATTGGCTTTCGGCAAGATCGTGCTGACCATATTGGGGCTACTCAGCGGCGCCTCCATCGGCCGCGAGGGACCAACAGTGCAGGTCGGCGCTTCCTTCATGCTGGCCGTTGCCCGGTTCGGCGGCATGGCGCAGGCCAAGGGGCTGATCCTCGCCGGCTCTGCCGCCGGCATCGCGGCGGCCTTCAATACGCCGCTCGCCGGTATCGTCTTTGCCATCGAGGAGATGAGCCGCACCTATGAAGCGCGCGCCAATGGCCTGGTCCTGACCGCCGTCATTCTTTCCGGCCTCGCCGCACTCGGGCTTTCCGGCAGCTACAATTATTTCGGCACGGCCGACGCCGCCCCAACGATGTTTCGGGATTGGATCGTCATGCTGATCTGTGGTGTCGGCGGCGGCGCGCTTGGCGCCACCTTCAGCGGGCTGGCGCTCTATGCCGGCATCCGCATCCGCCGCTGGGCGCAACCGCAGCCGCTGAAACGCATGTTGATCCTTGCCGGGTTCTGCGGCCTCGTCGTTGCGGCCGTCGGCGTCATTTCCGGCGGCCAGACCTTCGGCACCGGTTATGAACAGGCACGCGGCGCAGTGGAAGGACATGCGCTGCCGCCGTTCTTCTTCTTCGAGAAGTTGCTTGCAAGCTTCCTGTCGATGATCTCGGGCATTCCCGGCGGCATCTTCGCGCCCTCGCTTGCCGTCGGCGCCGGCTTCGGCAGCACGGTCGGCACGCTGGTCGGCGGCGGCGTGGCGCTTGCGGCGATCCTCGGCATGGCCGGCTATTTCGCCGGCGTCGTTCAGGCACCGATGACCGCCTTCGTCATCATCCTGGAAATGACCGGCGACCATCAGGCCGTCATCCCGATCATGGCGGTATCGATGATCGGCTATGTGACCTCACGGCTGCTGTCGCGCGAGCCCTTGTACCATGGCCTGTCGCGCGTCTTCATTGCAGCGGCGATCCGCGCCCGGCGCGCCATGGAAAAGGAAAGCGGCGAGGAACACCCCGCCCACTGA
- a CDS encoding type II toxin-antitoxin system RelE/ParE family toxin, with product MTFAVRYSQGALEDLERLYDYLLERDIELAERAYQAIAKATELLENFPFNCRKALADNALLRELVISFGSSGYVALFEIEDSETVTILALRHQREEDYH from the coding sequence ATGACATTTGCCGTCCGCTATTCTCAAGGTGCACTCGAAGATCTCGAGCGGCTCTATGACTATTTGCTTGAAAGAGATATCGAGCTTGCGGAAAGGGCCTATCAGGCAATCGCCAAGGCAACGGAACTTCTGGAGAATTTTCCGTTCAATTGCCGTAAGGCGTTGGCGGACAACGCACTGCTCCGCGAACTCGTCATTTCGTTCGGATCTTCGGGCTATGTAGCGCTATTCGAGATCGAAGATAGCGAGACGGTCACGATATTGGCGCTCAGGCATCAGCGAGAAGAAGATTATCATTGA
- a CDS encoding type II toxin-antitoxin system ParD family antitoxin, with protein sequence MPMVTVSISPLQAAGIRAAVDTGTYASSSEVVREALRMWDAARKRGDICEVPRAANDGGETAKSGRCVADMFADYEAERHSSN encoded by the coding sequence ATGCCGATGGTAACGGTTTCCATCTCTCCGCTTCAGGCAGCCGGCATTCGGGCAGCCGTCGATACCGGCACCTATGCCTCGAGCAGCGAAGTCGTGCGGGAGGCCTTGCGCATGTGGGATGCAGCCCGCAAACGCGGTGACATTTGCGAGGTGCCGCGAGCCGCCAACGATGGCGGCGAGACGGCAAAGAGCGGCCGCTGCGTTGCCGATATGTTTGCCGACTATGAGGCGGAGCGGCACTCAAGTAATTAG
- a CDS encoding glutathione S-transferase family protein: MLTVWGRKSSSNVQALMWCIGELGLAYERIDAGFTYGVNDTPEFLAMNPNGTVPVLRDGEGDPLWETGAILRYLATQYGEDDFWPKDARDRAQIDKWTEWAKINIAQGFTGPVFWRVVRTAPALQDEKAIVAAVAALAAKLDIAESQFGRHRFLAGDNLTLADIQFGHVLYRYFDIDIQRPAHPRLERYYENLTERPAFQEHVMVSYEELRVL; this comes from the coding sequence ATGCTGACCGTATGGGGCCGCAAATCATCATCCAACGTGCAGGCGCTGATGTGGTGCATCGGCGAGCTGGGTCTCGCCTATGAGCGCATCGATGCAGGCTTCACATACGGCGTCAATGACACACCTGAATTCCTGGCGATGAACCCGAACGGCACCGTTCCGGTGCTGCGCGACGGCGAGGGGGATCCCTTATGGGAAACCGGCGCGATCCTGCGCTATCTCGCCACCCAATATGGCGAGGACGACTTCTGGCCGAAGGATGCCCGCGATCGCGCCCAGATCGACAAATGGACGGAATGGGCCAAGATCAATATCGCCCAAGGTTTCACCGGTCCGGTGTTCTGGCGCGTGGTGCGCACGGCCCCCGCTCTCCAGGACGAGAAGGCAATCGTCGCGGCGGTTGCCGCGCTCGCTGCGAAGCTTGACATCGCCGAGTCGCAGTTCGGACGACATCGCTTCCTCGCCGGCGATAATCTGACGCTTGCCGACATACAGTTCGGGCACGTTCTCTATCGCTATTTCGACATCGACATCCAGCGCCCTGCCCATCCGCGGCTTGAGCGCTACTACGAAAACCTGACCGAGCGGCCTGCTTTCCAAGAGCATGTCATGGTGTCCTACGAAGAATTGAGGGTTCTATAA
- the betI gene encoding transcriptional regulator BetI encodes MPKVGMEPVRRKALVDAAMRVIGDHGSLTVTMSEIAKQAGVSPALAHHYFGSKEQLLIETVRVHLQRLRDSVVTALRAAKTPREKLSAVIRVSFQADQFAPETIAAWLAFYAEAQRSEETRRFLVIYARRLHSNLVANLKALCPAGDAGRIAEGAAAMIDGLYIRQGLRSAPISTEASIALTEDYLTTHLNALKG; translated from the coding sequence ATGCCGAAAGTCGGAATGGAACCGGTGCGCCGCAAGGCGCTGGTGGATGCTGCGATGCGCGTGATCGGCGATCACGGCTCGCTGACCGTCACCATGTCCGAAATCGCCAAGCAGGCCGGCGTTTCCCCTGCCCTTGCGCATCACTATTTCGGCAGCAAAGAACAGCTGCTCATCGAGACCGTCCGTGTGCATCTACAGCGCCTGCGCGACAGCGTCGTGACGGCGCTGCGCGCGGCAAAAACGCCGCGCGAAAAGCTCTCGGCCGTCATCCGCGTCAGCTTCCAGGCCGATCAGTTCGCCCCGGAAACGATCGCTGCGTGGCTCGCCTTCTATGCCGAGGCGCAGCGCTCGGAAGAGACGCGCCGCTTTCTCGTCATCTATGCACGCCGCCTGCATTCGAATCTCGTTGCCAATCTCAAGGCTCTGTGCCCAGCCGGCGATGCCGGACGGATTGCGGAGGGTGCGGCTGCGATGATCGACGGGCTCTATATCCGCCAGGGTCTCAGATCCGCGCCGATCAGCACCGAGGCGTCGATCGCGCTGACGGAGGATTATCTGACGACCCATCTCAACGCGTTGAAAGGCTGA
- the betA gene encoding choline dehydrogenase: MQADFVIVGSGSAGSAMAARLSEDGKHSVIVLEFGGSDFGPFIQMPAALAWPMSMDRYNWGYLSEPESQLNNRRITAPRGKVIGGSSSINGMVYVRGHAEDFNRWEELGAQGWAYADVLPYFKRMEHSHGGEEGWRGTNGPLHVRRGDARNPLFHAFIEAGKQAGFEATEDYNGGKQEGFGLMEQTTWMGRRWSAATAYLKPALKRPNVQLIRCYARKIVIDNGRATGVEVERDGKIEVIKANREVIVSASSFNSPKLLMLSGIGPGQHLRDMGIEVKVDRPGVGANLQDHMEFYFQQTSLKPVSLYSWLPWYMQGIAGAQWLFFKKGLGTSNQFEACAFLRSAPGVKQPDIQYHFLPVAISYDGKAAAKSHGFQVHVGYNLSKSRGNVTLRSSDPKADPVIRFNYMSHPEDWEKFRHCVRLTREIFSQRAFDDYRGAEIQPGANVQTDDEIDAFLREHLESAYHPCGTCKMGSKDDPMAVVDPDTRVIGVDGLRVADSSIFPHVTYGNLNGPSIMIGEKAADHILGKPRLARSNQEPWINPRWETSDR; encoded by the coding sequence ATGCAAGCAGATTTCGTCATCGTTGGCTCTGGTTCGGCCGGCTCCGCCATGGCTGCGCGCTTGTCGGAAGACGGTAAGCATTCGGTCATTGTTCTGGAGTTCGGCGGCAGCGACTTCGGCCCGTTCATCCAGATGCCGGCAGCACTTGCCTGGCCGATGAGCATGGATCGCTACAATTGGGGCTATCTTTCAGAACCCGAGTCACAGCTCAACAATCGGCGCATCACCGCGCCACGCGGCAAGGTGATCGGCGGCTCCTCCTCGATCAACGGCATGGTCTATGTGCGCGGGCACGCCGAGGATTTCAATCGCTGGGAGGAGCTCGGCGCCCAGGGCTGGGCCTATGCCGACGTGCTGCCCTACTTCAAGCGGATGGAGCATTCGCATGGCGGCGAAGAGGGGTGGCGCGGCACGAACGGCCCGCTGCATGTGCGCCGGGGCGATGCCCGTAACCCGCTCTTCCACGCTTTCATCGAGGCAGGCAAACAGGCGGGCTTCGAGGCGACGGAAGACTATAACGGCGGCAAGCAGGAAGGCTTCGGCCTGATGGAGCAGACGACTTGGATGGGCCGGCGCTGGTCTGCGGCGACTGCCTATCTCAAGCCCGCCCTGAAGCGGCCGAACGTGCAGCTCATCCGTTGCTATGCCCGCAAGATCGTCATCGACAACGGCCGCGCGACCGGCGTCGAAGTCGAGCGGGACGGCAAGATCGAGGTGATCAAGGCGAACCGCGAGGTGATCGTCTCCGCCTCCTCGTTCAATTCGCCGAAGCTGCTGATGCTTTCGGGCATCGGACCTGGCCAGCATCTGCGCGATATGGGGATCGAGGTGAAGGTCGACCGGCCCGGCGTCGGCGCCAACCTGCAGGACCATATGGAATTCTATTTCCAGCAGACGAGCCTGAAGCCGGTGTCGCTCTATTCCTGGCTGCCCTGGTACATGCAGGGGATCGCCGGCGCGCAATGGCTGTTCTTCAAGAAGGGGCTTGGCACCTCAAACCAGTTCGAGGCCTGTGCCTTCCTTCGTTCCGCGCCGGGCGTCAAGCAGCCGGATATTCAGTATCACTTCCTGCCAGTCGCCATCAGCTATGACGGCAAGGCCGCCGCCAAGAGCCACGGCTTCCAGGTGCATGTCGGCTACAACCTGTCGAAATCGCGCGGGAACGTCACGCTCCGCTCCTCTGACCCGAAAGCCGATCCAGTCATCCGCTTCAACTATATGAGCCATCCGGAAGACTGGGAAAAATTCCGTCACTGCGTGCGCCTCACCCGCGAAATCTTCAGCCAAAGGGCCTTCGACGACTATCGCGGCGCGGAAATCCAGCCGGGGGCGAATGTTCAGACGGACGACGAGATCGACGCCTTCCTGCGCGAGCACCTGGAAAGCGCCTATCATCCCTGCGGCACCTGCAAGATGGGCTCAAAGGACGATCCGATGGCGGTGGTCGATCCCGATACTCGCGTCATCGGCGTCGACGGCCTGCGCGTCGCCGACAGTTCGATCTTCCCGCACGTCACCTACGGCAACCTGAACGGCCCTTCGATCATGATCGGCGAAAAGGCCGCCGATCATATCCTCGGCAAGCCGCGGCTGGCACGCTCGAACCAGGAGCCGTGGATCAATCCGCGGTGGGAGACGAGTGATCGGTAA
- the betB gene encoding betaine-aldehyde dehydrogenase, whose translation MRAQPKASHFIDGEYVEDTEGTLIESIYPATGEVIARLHAATPAIVEQAIAAAKRAQPEWAAMSPTARGRILKRAADIMRERNRELSELETLDTGKPIQETIVADPTSGADSFEFFGGIAAAGLNGSYIPLGGDFAYTKRVPLGVCVGIGAWNYPQQIACWKGAPALVAGNAMVFKPSENTPLGALKIAEILIEAGLPKGLYNVIQGDRETGPLLINHPDVAKVSLTGSVPTGRKVAASAAGNLKHVTMELGGKSPLIVFEDADIDSAIGGAMLGNFYSTGQVCSNGTRVFVNRKIKSEFLKRLKARTDAMLIGDPMDEATQIGPMVSWAQREKVLAYIEKGKAEGATLLTGGGIPNNVSGEGYYIQPTVFADVTDDMTIAREEIFGPVMCVLDFDDEAEVISRANATEFGLSGGVFTADLTRAHRVVDQLEAGTLWINAYNLAPVEIPFGGSKQSGFGRENSLAALEHYSELKTVYVGMGPVQAPY comes from the coding sequence ATGCGCGCACAACCGAAAGCCTCGCATTTCATCGACGGCGAATATGTCGAGGACACCGAAGGCACCCTTATCGAAAGCATCTATCCCGCGACCGGCGAGGTGATCGCCCGCCTGCACGCCGCGACGCCAGCCATCGTCGAACAGGCAATCGCTGCCGCCAAGCGTGCGCAGCCAGAATGGGCCGCCATGAGCCCGACGGCGCGCGGCCGTATCCTGAAGCGGGCCGCCGATATCATGCGCGAGCGTAACCGCGAGCTTTCAGAACTGGAGACCCTGGATACCGGCAAACCGATCCAGGAAACCATCGTTGCGGACCCGACTTCGGGCGCCGACAGCTTCGAATTCTTCGGCGGCATCGCGGCCGCCGGCCTCAACGGCTCCTATATCCCGCTCGGCGGCGACTTCGCCTATACCAAGCGCGTGCCGCTTGGTGTCTGCGTCGGCATCGGCGCATGGAACTACCCGCAGCAGATCGCCTGCTGGAAGGGTGCACCGGCTCTCGTCGCCGGCAATGCCATGGTGTTCAAGCCTTCGGAGAACACGCCGCTCGGCGCGCTGAAGATCGCCGAGATCCTCATCGAAGCCGGCCTGCCCAAAGGCCTATACAATGTCATCCAGGGTGACCGCGAAACCGGGCCGCTCCTCATCAACCATCCCGACGTTGCCAAAGTGTCGCTGACCGGCTCCGTGCCGACGGGCCGCAAGGTCGCGGCCTCCGCTGCGGGCAACCTCAAGCACGTCACCATGGAACTCGGGGGCAAGTCGCCGCTCATCGTCTTCGAAGATGCCGATATCGACAGCGCCATCGGCGGCGCGATGCTCGGCAATTTCTATTCGACGGGCCAGGTCTGCTCCAACGGCACGCGCGTTTTCGTCAACCGTAAGATCAAGTCCGAATTCCTGAAGCGGCTGAAGGCCCGCACCGACGCCATGCTCATTGGCGACCCGATGGACGAGGCAACCCAGATCGGCCCGATGGTGTCCTGGGCGCAGCGCGAGAAGGTGCTCGCCTATATCGAAAAGGGCAAGGCCGAGGGCGCGACGCTGCTGACCGGCGGCGGCATCCCGAACAATGTCTCCGGCGAAGGCTATTACATTCAGCCGACCGTCTTTGCCGACGTTACCGACGATATGACGATCGCCCGCGAGGAGATCTTCGGGCCGGTCATGTGCGTGCTCGATTTCGATGACGAAGCCGAGGTGATCTCCCGCGCCAATGCCACCGAATTCGGCCTTTCCGGCGGCGTCTTCACTGCTGATCTGACCCGCGCCCACCGCGTCGTCGACCAGCTCGAGGCCGGCACGCTCTGGATCAACGCCTACAATCTCGCGCCGGTGGAAATTCCCTTCGGCGGCTCCAAGCAATCCGGTTTCGGCCGCGAAAACTCGCTGGCGGCGCTGGAGCACTATTCGGAACTGAAGACCGTCTATGTCGGCATGGGGCCGGTACAGGCGCCTTATTGA